The Erigeron canadensis isolate Cc75 chromosome 4, C_canadensis_v1, whole genome shotgun sequence genome window below encodes:
- the LOC122598392 gene encoding epoxide hydrolase 4-like: MGNIFVVLTPLVHGLVRLAGLTRQTIEIEHGTLMNIWVPKETVMKKDGKAVYVPPKKPVVLLLHSFAMDGIFTWFLQVLALTRDYSVYVPDLLFFGGSITDRNERSASFQAEFVANGLGKLGVEKVTLVGVSYGGMVGFKMAKSYPKLVQSMVVSGTVIEMTESISLDAYKQLGGSSWSELLNPDTIEGLKKMFSIGFRNLPWLPDFVYQNILETMFGNRKERNELLEALVVLDKNATVDINYSQMIYMLWGDDDQIFDSDSARTMKKRLGEKTRLDWIKDAGHLVPLDQPFAYNKRLKLILERLITKKGQ; the protein is encoded by the exons atgggAAACATATTTGTTGTGCTAACCCCTTTGGTTCATGGACTCGTCAGGCTAGCAGGATTAACACGACAAACCATAGAAATAGAACATGGAACCTTGATGAATATTTGGGTTCCAAAAGAAACCGTCATGAAAAAGGATGGGAAAGCTGTTTACGTGCCACCTAAAAAGCCCGTGGTCCTACTCCTCCACTCTTTTGCCATGGACGGTATTTTCACATGGTTCTTACAAGTTTTGGCATTGACACGAGATTACTCTGTCTACGTGCCTGACCTCTTGTTCTTCGGTGGTTCAATCACCGATAGAAATGAGAGGTCAGCTAGTTTCCAGGCCGAGTTTGTGGCCAATGGATTGGGGAAACTAGGAGTGGAAAAAGTGACACTTGTTGGGGTAAGTTATGGGGGGATGGTTGGTTTCAAGATGGCTAAGTCGTACCCAAAATTGGTCCAGTCTATGGTGGTGTCTGGCACCGTCATAGAGATGACCGAATCTATAAGCCTTGATGCTTATAAGCAACTTGGTGGATCGAGTTGGTCAGAACTTTTGAATCCTGATACAATAGAGGGTTTAAAGAAGATGTTTTCGATTGGTTTTAGGAATCTCCCATGGCTTCCTGATTTCGTTTATCAAAACATTCTTGAG ACGATGTTCGGTAATCGCAAAGAGAGAAATGAACTTTTAGAGGCTTTGGTTGTTCTCGACAAAAATGCAACCGTAGATATTAACTACTCTCag atgatatatatgttgTGGGGTGATGACGACCAGATTTTCGACTCCGATTCTGCTAGGACCATGAAAAA GAGATTGGGTGAGAAAACAAGATTGGACTGGATAAAGGATGCAGGACACCTAGTGCCGTTAGACCAACCATTTGCATATAACAAACGCCTCAAACTTATTCTTGAACGCTTAATTACGAAGAAAGGGCAATGA
- the LOC122597865 gene encoding protein RADIALIS-like 1 — translation MASSSMSSRGSGSWTAKQNKAFEKALAVFDKDTPNRWHNVAKAVGGKTAEEVKQHYMDLVEDVNHIENGRVPYPNYRTTGGT, via the coding sequence ATGGCATCTAGCTCAATGTCTTCACGTGGGTCCGGTTCATGGACTGCCAAGCAGAACAAGGCCTTTGAGAAAGCTCTTGCTGTGTTTGACAAGGACACCCCTAATCGCTGGCATAATGTTGCCAAGGCGGTTGGTGGCAAAACTGCAGAGGAAGTCAAGCAACATTATATGGACCTTGTTGAGGATGTCAACCACATCGAGAATGGTCGTGTTCCTTATCCCAACTACAGGACCACTGGAGGGACATAG
- the LOC122597488 gene encoding uncharacterized protein LOC122597488: MRETAKAVLGETRGAGSQRKGGRESWWISEEVQTKVATKLSCFKELIKSKQNGTNEDWSLARQRYYEAKKEAKKIVAIAKERAYEELYKKLDSKEGKNDIFRIAKARKRKRRDLGDVIYIKDESGRSIVKVEDIRKRWEEYFANLFNRKESGRSEGGIDHGTHSDICCDDDDTPRISQEEVRLALKKMGRNKATGPDQIPIEAYLDGGNGRLPVSQMLRGISLLTSLFNKIWTSAKMPEEWRLSEVIPIYKNKGGVQSCRNYRGIKLLSHTMKLWERVIEMRLRRVTKVAENQFGFMPGRSTMEAIHITRSLMEKYRERQKALHCAFLDLEKGIR; encoded by the coding sequence ATGAGGGAGACGGCAAAGGCGGTACTAGGGGAAACAAGAGGGGCAGGTAGTCAGCGGAAAGGGGGTAGGGAATCTTGGTGGATCAGTGAAGAGGTCCAGACCAAGGTTGCGACAAAACTTAGTTGCTTTAAAGAGCTTATCAAGAGCAAGCAAAACGGGACAAATGAGGACTGGTCCTTGGCTAGGCAGAGATACTACGAAGCCAAGAAAGAGGCAAAGAAGATTGTAGCTATAGCAAAAGAAAGAGCGTACGAAGAACTGTATAAGAAACTAGACTCCAAGGAAGGCAAGAACGATATATTCAGAATTGCTAAAGCAAGGAAGAGAAAACGCAGGGATTTAGGAGACGTCATCTATATTAAGGATGAAAGCGGACGGAGCATTGTGAAGGTGGAAGACATTAGGAAAAGATGGGAAGAGTACTTCGCCAACCTGTTTAATAGGAAAGAGTCGGGGCGAAGTGAAGGAGGAATCGATCACGGTACCCACTCAGACATATGCTGCGACGACGACGATACTCCGAGGATCAGCCAAGAGGAAGTAAGGCTCGCCCTAAAGAAGATGGGGAGAAACAAAGCAACAGGTCCAGACCAAATTCCTATCGAGGCATATCTCGACGGCGGGAATGGGAGATTACCGGTAAGCCAGATGCTTCGCGGGATAAGCTTGCTGACAAGCCTTTTCAACAAGATTTGGACAAGTGCAAAAATGCCAGAAGAATGGAGACTTAGCGAGGTCATACCTATCTATAAGAACAAAGGGGGAGTACAGAGTTGTAGAAACTATAGGGGCATTAAACTCCTAAGTCATACCATGAAGCTATGGGAGAGAGTGATAGAGATGAGGCTTAGAAGGGTTACAAAGGTGGCAGAGAACCAATTCGGTTTTATGCCAGGTAGGTCGACAATGGAGGCTATTCACATCACCAGAAGCCTTATGGAAAAGTATAGGGAAAGACAAAAAGCGCTACACTGTGCCTTCCTAGATTTGGAAAAAGGCATACGATAG
- the LOC122597864 gene encoding uncharacterized protein LOC122597864, with protein sequence MTTEKSQSPAASAPAPVITSCRRKKSEDATFLQDVKDHIDEFINASMAEHKTCFQKTVSKMFGMSKVVAQRSADNNGVESSLNLQTVVSD encoded by the exons ATGACCACAGAAAAAAGTCAATCGCCTGCCGCTTCTGCTCCTGCTCCAGTCATAACATCATGCCGAAGGAAGAAATCGGAAGATGCAACTTTTTTGCAGGATGTGAAAGATCACATTGATGAGTTCATAAATGCTTCCATGGCTGAACATAAAACATGTTTCCAAAAGACAGTCTCAAAG ATGTTTGGAATGTCCAAGGTTGTTGCACAGAGAAGTGCCGATAACAATGGAGTTGAGAGTTCACTAAACCTGCAAACGGTTGTTTCTGATTAG